A genomic segment from Acuticoccus sediminis encodes:
- a CDS encoding cytochrome c1 has translation MLETRPTPLATLGKLVGTAGFSVALLCGAGALTASLTTSATAAEEGGHHVEKQDWSFAGVFGQFDQAQLQRGLKVYREACAGCHSMHLVPFRTLADPHGPNLSEGAAEQIASEYTVEDISNEDGQPFERPATLTDHFPSPFPNAAAAAAANGGAAPPDFSLIAKARAVHRGFPGFITDAFAGYSESGPDYIFALLQGYTDPPEGVEEVPGKYYNPIFVNGQWIAMPPPLEDGRVEYTDGSPETVEQYSADIAAFLMWAAEPHLEERKQIGFRVMVFLLVFAVLLYATKKKLWRNVEH, from the coding sequence ATGCTTGAGACGAGACCCACGCCGCTTGCCACGCTCGGCAAGCTCGTCGGCACCGCCGGGTTTTCGGTTGCCCTCCTGTGCGGGGCCGGCGCCCTGACGGCGAGCCTCACCACCTCCGCGACCGCCGCGGAGGAGGGGGGCCACCACGTCGAGAAGCAGGACTGGTCCTTCGCCGGCGTGTTCGGCCAGTTCGACCAGGCCCAGCTCCAGCGCGGCCTCAAGGTCTACCGCGAGGCCTGCGCCGGCTGCCACTCGATGCACCTCGTCCCGTTCCGGACCCTCGCCGACCCGCACGGGCCGAACCTCTCCGAGGGGGCCGCCGAGCAGATCGCGTCGGAGTACACGGTCGAGGACATCTCCAACGAGGACGGCCAGCCGTTCGAGCGTCCCGCGACGCTGACGGACCACTTCCCGTCGCCGTTCCCGAACGCGGCCGCCGCCGCGGCCGCCAACGGTGGCGCCGCCCCGCCGGACTTCTCGCTCATCGCGAAGGCCCGCGCCGTTCACCGCGGCTTCCCCGGCTTCATCACGGACGCCTTCGCCGGCTACTCCGAGAGCGGGCCGGACTATATCTTCGCGCTGCTGCAGGGGTACACGGACCCGCCGGAGGGCGTGGAAGAGGTGCCGGGCAAGTACTACAACCCGATCTTCGTCAACGGCCAGTGGATCGCCATGCCGCCGCCGCTGGAGGATGGCCGGGTCGAGTACACCGACGGTTCGCCCGAGACCGTCGAGCAGTACTCCGCCGACATCGCCGCGTTCCTGATGTGGGCCGCCGAGCCGCACCTCGAGGAGCGCAAGCAGATCGGCTTCCGCGTGATGGTCTTCCTGCTGGTCTTCGCCGTGCTTCTCTACGCGACGAAGAAGAAGCTCTGGCGCAACGTCGAGCACTGA
- the phnN gene encoding phosphonate metabolism protein/1,5-bisphosphokinase (PRPP-forming) PhnN, with protein MQTTPGPETAAPTAAEEARAATRHGVLFLVVGPSGVGKDSLIDGARARLPGRHFTFARRVVTRPREAGGEDHEPMASADFEAAEAAGAFAVTWGAHGLRYGIRREALAPLAAGHNVIVNASRKAIAEFAAHAARVVVVSITAPPEVVRARLEARGREDAADVAARLGRRVPIVGAPNIAVIDNGGDLEAGVAQFVAALMGAARLPLVLRRAAVTLPGGPAAFVHRAALPLASAQLIAGGAAEIIADRPLRVRLAVADDAGLVAPDSIALPAVLFDRLGLAEGSEVVLRRAVPPASRDALRRKVAGEILGVADIGDVVRDIVGGRYSDAEIAGFLVAAARQLTVDEIAALTVARAELVERIAWDRELIVDKHSMGGVPGNPISLIVVPIVAAHGLPIPKTSSRAITSAAGTADIMECAARVDLTAADLHRVVTTTGGAIAWAGRICHSPLDDVMNAINRPLGIASAGLDVSSILSKKLAVGATHVAIDIPVGPAAKVKTEASGRMLANLFEEVGRAVGLTVRAAVSDGLSPVGRGVGPALEHEDALAVLTGRPDAPEALRDKALSVAAMILAWDPAVGPGQAAATAEQLLRSGAALEAFQAIAAAQGRFGPCRPGPFTRPLLAVRSGRVAGIDVFAVAGLARAVGAPSDKGAGVRLHVAPGDDVSEGDVLADVVASSQNGIDVIRPTASTEVFSLA; from the coding sequence ATGCAGACCACCCCCGGCCCCGAGACGGCCGCGCCCACTGCCGCAGAGGAAGCCCGCGCCGCGACCCGGCACGGCGTGCTCTTCCTGGTGGTCGGGCCGAGCGGGGTGGGCAAGGATTCGCTGATCGACGGCGCCCGCGCGCGCCTCCCGGGACGTCACTTCACATTCGCCAGACGCGTCGTGACGCGTCCCCGCGAGGCGGGCGGGGAGGACCACGAGCCGATGGCGTCCGCCGACTTCGAGGCCGCCGAGGCCGCGGGAGCGTTCGCCGTCACCTGGGGCGCCCACGGCCTGCGGTACGGGATCCGGCGGGAGGCGCTCGCCCCGCTCGCCGCCGGCCACAACGTCATCGTCAACGCGTCGCGCAAGGCGATCGCCGAGTTCGCGGCCCACGCCGCCCGCGTCGTCGTGGTCTCGATCACCGCCCCGCCGGAGGTGGTTCGCGCGCGCCTCGAGGCGCGCGGGCGTGAGGACGCTGCGGACGTCGCCGCCCGCCTCGGGCGCCGCGTGCCGATCGTCGGGGCGCCCAACATCGCCGTCATCGACAACGGCGGCGATCTGGAGGCCGGGGTCGCCCAGTTCGTTGCCGCCCTCATGGGCGCCGCCCGCCTGCCGCTCGTGCTGCGCCGCGCGGCGGTCACGCTGCCCGGCGGCCCGGCGGCCTTCGTGCACCGCGCCGCGCTGCCGCTCGCCTCGGCGCAGCTCATCGCGGGAGGCGCGGCCGAGATCATCGCGGACCGGCCGTTGCGCGTGCGCCTCGCCGTCGCCGACGACGCAGGGCTCGTCGCACCGGACAGCATCGCGCTGCCGGCGGTGCTGTTCGACCGGCTCGGCCTTGCCGAGGGGAGCGAGGTGGTGCTGCGCCGCGCGGTGCCACCCGCCAGCCGCGACGCCCTGCGCCGCAAGGTCGCCGGCGAGATCCTCGGCGTCGCCGATATCGGCGACGTCGTGCGCGACATCGTCGGCGGCCGCTACAGCGACGCGGAGATCGCGGGCTTTCTGGTCGCGGCCGCGCGCCAGCTCACGGTGGACGAGATCGCGGCGCTGACCGTCGCCCGGGCGGAACTGGTCGAGCGCATCGCCTGGGACCGCGAGCTGATCGTCGACAAGCACTCGATGGGCGGCGTGCCCGGCAATCCCATCTCGCTGATCGTGGTGCCGATCGTCGCGGCGCACGGGCTCCCCATCCCGAAGACGTCGTCGCGGGCGATCACGTCGGCGGCCGGGACGGCGGACATCATGGAATGCGCCGCGCGGGTGGACCTGACGGCGGCGGACCTCCACCGCGTCGTCACCACGACGGGCGGCGCCATCGCCTGGGCCGGCCGGATCTGCCACAGCCCGCTCGACGATGTGATGAACGCGATCAACCGCCCGCTCGGCATCGCGTCCGCGGGCCTCGATGTCTCGTCGATCCTCTCCAAGAAGCTCGCCGTCGGCGCCACCCACGTCGCGATCGACATCCCCGTCGGCCCCGCCGCCAAGGTGAAGACGGAGGCGAGCGGCCGGATGCTGGCCAACCTCTTCGAGGAGGTCGGGCGCGCGGTCGGACTGACGGTGCGGGCGGCGGTGAGTGACGGTCTCAGCCCCGTCGGCCGAGGCGTCGGTCCGGCGCTGGAGCACGAGGATGCGCTGGCGGTCCTTACCGGCCGGCCGGACGCGCCGGAGGCGCTGCGCGACAAGGCGCTGTCGGTCGCGGCGATGATCCTCGCCTGGGATCCGGCCGTCGGGCCCGGACAGGCGGCGGCGACGGCCGAGCAGCTCCTCCGCTCCGGTGCCGCGCTGGAGGCGTTCCAGGCGATCGCCGCCGCGCAGGGCCGCTTCGGCCCCTGCCGGCCGGGTCCTTTCACGCGCCCGCTCCTCGCGGTGCGCTCCGGCCGCGTCGCGGGGATCGACGTCTTCGCCGTCGCGGGGCTGGCGCGGGCCGTCGGCGCGCCGTCCGACAAGGGGGCGGGCGTACGGCTCCACGTCGCGCCGGGAGACGACGTGAGCGAGGGGGACGTCCTCGCGGACGTCGTCGCATCGAGCCAGAACGGCATCGACGTCATCCGCCCCACCGCCAGCACCGAGGTCTTCTCGCTCGCCTGA
- the dapE gene encoding succinyl-diaminopimelate desuccinylase codes for MADRPEFPSNAHGLDPLDLAQRLIRTESVTPAGPAVFDIVEEALQAAGFAVTRMTFDSAGTPVENLFATRGSGKHLAFAGHVDVVPPGSAEAWTHAPFSAAIEGDTLYGRGSQDMKGAVAAMIVAATDWSASGAPGQVSFVITGDEEGAAVDGTAPLIAWAAERGRIDACIVGEPTSRVRLGDTIKIGRRGSMSAAVTVTGRQGHVAYQHLATSPVPELVAIAQRLLEPLDEGTAQFAPSNLEIVSIDIANPAWNVIPEAGTLRFNVRFNDLWPPETLRAELLKRIGGGGEGLAVDVAWQPSHGGAFRTKDDALIAAVTGAIEATTGVTPEATTGGGTSDARFIKDYCPVVEFGAIGDTMHQVDERTSVSELATLTKAYRAIIDAVLTA; via the coding sequence GTGGCTGACCGTCCCGAATTCCCGTCCAACGCGCACGGGCTCGACCCGCTGGATCTCGCCCAGCGCCTGATCCGCACGGAAAGCGTGACCCCCGCCGGCCCCGCCGTCTTCGACATCGTCGAGGAGGCGCTGCAGGCGGCCGGCTTCGCCGTCACGCGCATGACGTTCGACAGCGCCGGAACGCCGGTGGAGAACCTCTTCGCCACCAGGGGCAGCGGCAAGCACCTCGCCTTCGCCGGCCACGTCGACGTGGTCCCCCCGGGATCGGCCGAGGCGTGGACGCATGCGCCATTCTCCGCTGCGATCGAGGGCGACACGCTCTACGGCCGCGGCTCGCAGGACATGAAGGGCGCCGTCGCGGCGATGATCGTCGCCGCGACCGACTGGTCCGCCTCCGGCGCGCCGGGGCAGGTCTCGTTCGTGATCACCGGCGACGAGGAGGGCGCGGCCGTCGACGGCACGGCGCCGCTGATCGCCTGGGCCGCCGAGCGCGGCAGGATCGACGCCTGCATCGTCGGCGAGCCGACCTCGCGCGTGCGGCTCGGCGACACCATCAAGATCGGCCGGCGCGGGTCGATGTCGGCCGCCGTCACGGTCACCGGCCGGCAGGGCCACGTCGCCTACCAGCACCTCGCGACGAGCCCGGTGCCCGAGCTCGTCGCCATCGCCCAGCGCCTGCTGGAGCCGCTCGACGAGGGCACCGCGCAGTTCGCCCCGTCGAACCTCGAGATCGTCTCCATCGACATCGCCAACCCGGCGTGGAACGTCATCCCGGAAGCGGGGACGCTGCGCTTCAACGTGCGCTTCAACGACCTGTGGCCGCCAGAGACGCTGCGCGCGGAGCTGCTGAAGCGGATCGGCGGCGGCGGTGAGGGCCTCGCGGTCGACGTCGCCTGGCAGCCGAGCCACGGCGGCGCCTTCCGCACCAAGGACGACGCGCTGATCGCCGCCGTGACCGGCGCCATCGAGGCCACGACCGGCGTCACCCCCGAGGCGACGACGGGCGGCGGCACCTCCGACGCGCGATTCATCAAGGACTACTGCCCGGTGGTGGAGTTCGGCGCCATCGGCGATACGATGCACCAGGTCGACGAGCGCACCTCCGTCAGCGAGCTCGCGACACTCACCAAGGCCTACCGCGCGATTATCGACGCCGTTCTGACCGCATGA
- a CDS encoding DUF805 domain-containing protein: MPTATRPPTVAWALFGFDGRIDREVFWLSNLFCLALTVPLALALPIFEFDGETIHVRYGTFGLLVMILEFGALMWVQIALAVKRLHDRGVTGWASILLAVPVVSILAFFVIGIIPGDRGPNMYGPGANERGR; this comes from the coding sequence TTGCCGACCGCAACCCGACCGCCGACCGTCGCTTGGGCGCTCTTCGGGTTCGATGGGCGCATCGACCGCGAGGTCTTCTGGCTGAGCAACCTGTTCTGCCTGGCGCTGACCGTGCCGCTCGCGCTGGCGCTGCCTATCTTCGAGTTCGACGGCGAGACGATCCACGTGCGCTACGGCACGTTCGGGCTCCTGGTGATGATCCTGGAGTTCGGGGCGCTGATGTGGGTGCAGATCGCGCTGGCGGTAAAGCGGCTGCATGACCGGGGCGTCACCGGATGGGCCTCGATCCTGCTGGCGGTGCCGGTCGTCAGCATCCTGGCGTTCTTCGTCATCGGCATCATCCCCGGCGACAGGGGGCCGAACATGTACGGCCCCGGAGCCAACGAACGAGGCCGCTAG
- the dapD gene encoding 2,3,4,5-tetrahydropyridine-2,6-dicarboxylate N-succinyltransferase translates to MHLSQSERDRLAATIDAAFEERATITVRTTGMVRDAVDKALGLLDRGVVRVAEPTATGWQVNEWLKKAVLLSFRLYPMEAIEGGPGNARWWDKVPSKFDGWRDAEFEAAGFRAVPGSIVRRSAFIAPGVVLMPSFVNLGAYVDEGTMVDTWATIGSCAQIGKNCHISGGAGIGGVLEPLQAAPVVIEDDCFIGARSEVAEGVRVGKGSVLSMGVFLGASTRIIDRATGQTFMGEVPPYSVVVPGSVETTSPSNMKMSLAAAIIVKRVDERTRSKTSINELLRD, encoded by the coding sequence ATGCACCTCTCCCAGTCTGAGCGCGATCGCCTCGCCGCCACCATCGACGCCGCGTTCGAGGAGCGCGCCACCATCACCGTGCGCACCACCGGCATGGTCCGCGACGCCGTCGACAAGGCGCTCGGTCTGCTGGACCGCGGCGTCGTGCGCGTCGCCGAGCCGACCGCCACGGGCTGGCAGGTCAACGAGTGGCTGAAGAAGGCGGTGCTCCTCTCCTTCCGCCTCTACCCGATGGAAGCCATCGAAGGCGGCCCGGGCAACGCCCGCTGGTGGGACAAGGTCCCGTCCAAGTTCGACGGCTGGCGCGACGCCGAGTTCGAGGCGGCGGGCTTCCGCGCCGTCCCCGGCTCCATCGTGCGCCGGTCGGCCTTCATCGCGCCGGGCGTCGTCCTGATGCCGTCCTTCGTGAACCTCGGCGCCTACGTCGACGAGGGCACCATGGTCGACACCTGGGCGACCATCGGCTCCTGCGCGCAGATCGGCAAGAACTGCCACATCTCCGGCGGCGCAGGCATCGGCGGCGTGCTGGAGCCGCTGCAGGCCGCTCCGGTCGTCATCGAGGACGACTGCTTCATCGGCGCCCGCTCGGAGGTCGCCGAGGGCGTGCGCGTCGGCAAGGGCTCGGTACTGTCAATGGGCGTCTTCCTCGGCGCCTCGACGCGGATCATCGACCGCGCGACCGGGCAGACGTTCATGGGCGAGGTGCCGCCCTACTCGGTCGTCGTGCCCGGCTCGGTCGAGACGACGAGCCCGAGCAACATGAAAATGTCCCTGGCCGCCGCCATCATCGTGAAGCGCGTCGACGAGCGCACCCGCTCCAAGACCTCGATCAACGAACTCCTCAGGGACTGA
- a CDS encoding carboxymuconolactone decarboxylase family protein: MRLPLIPVEKLSPEQHAIYQDMRAGIGQKFNAFVAIRDDGALMGPWNPWLHEPAIGKAIWDLTKAMSMEASLPDNARQIAILVTGAHFRAAYEIYAHVAVAERDGMSEERLATLCAGEKPVDLSREESAAYDVAAALVSGGVLPRPTYDVAVAAFGQHGANELVYLVGLYCLVSMTLNGFNVPVPERE; this comes from the coding sequence ATGCGCCTGCCACTCATCCCCGTCGAGAAGCTCAGCCCCGAGCAGCACGCCATCTACCAGGACATGCGAGCCGGAATCGGACAGAAATTCAACGCGTTCGTCGCGATCCGCGACGACGGCGCGCTGATGGGGCCATGGAACCCCTGGCTGCACGAGCCGGCCATCGGCAAGGCGATCTGGGACCTCACCAAGGCGATGTCGATGGAGGCGAGCCTCCCGGACAACGCCCGGCAGATCGCGATCCTCGTGACCGGCGCGCATTTCCGCGCGGCCTACGAGATCTACGCGCACGTCGCGGTGGCCGAGCGTGACGGCATGAGCGAGGAGCGGCTTGCGACACTGTGCGCGGGCGAAAAGCCGGTCGACCTCTCGCGGGAGGAGAGCGCCGCCTACGACGTGGCCGCGGCGCTGGTCTCCGGCGGCGTGCTGCCGAGGCCGACCTACGACGTCGCCGTCGCCGCCTTCGGCCAGCACGGGGCGAACGAGCTGGTCTACCTCGTCGGCCTCTACTGCCTCGTGTCGATGACGCTGAACGGCTTCAACGTGCCGGTGCCCGAGCGGGAATAG
- a CDS encoding pyrimidine 5'-nucleotidase translates to MPQDAAPLPSESPLANPRDLAPFASVDTWIFDLDNTLYPPHTDLFAQVDQKMSEFVAQLLDMEREAARALQKDYYKRYGTTLRGLMVEHGINPDGFLEFVHDIDHSKIEANPRLSAAIEALPGRRFIMTNGTTAHALAIAQRLGVHGHFEDIFDIVAADLIPKPHADTYNRFWDKHGIDPTRAAMFEDLSRNLAVPHARGMRTVLVVPEGTREVFRESWEMEGQNAPHVEYVTDDLTGFLERVSPVAQKVSN, encoded by the coding sequence ATGCCCCAAGATGCAGCGCCCCTTCCGTCGGAGAGCCCGCTCGCCAATCCGCGCGACCTCGCGCCGTTCGCGTCGGTCGACACGTGGATCTTCGACCTCGACAACACGCTCTATCCGCCGCACACCGACCTCTTCGCGCAGGTCGACCAGAAGATGAGCGAGTTCGTCGCCCAGCTCCTCGACATGGAGCGGGAGGCCGCGAGGGCGCTGCAGAAGGACTACTACAAGCGCTACGGCACCACCTTGCGCGGGCTGATGGTCGAGCACGGCATCAACCCCGACGGCTTCCTGGAGTTCGTGCACGACATCGACCACTCGAAGATCGAGGCGAACCCGCGCCTGTCGGCCGCCATCGAGGCGCTGCCGGGCCGCCGCTTCATCATGACCAACGGCACGACCGCGCATGCCCTGGCGATCGCCCAGCGGCTCGGCGTGCACGGCCATTTCGAGGACATCTTCGACATCGTCGCCGCCGACCTCATCCCCAAGCCCCACGCCGACACCTACAACCGGTTCTGGGACAAGCACGGCATCGATCCGACGCGCGCGGCGATGTTCGAGGACCTGTCGCGCAACCTCGCGGTGCCGCACGCGCGGGGCATGCGCACCGTGCTCGTCGTCCCGGAGGGCACGCGCGAGGTGTTCCGCGAGTCGTGGGAGATGGAGGGCCAGAACGCCCCCCACGTCGAGTACGTGACCGACGACCTCACCGGCTTCCTCGAGCGCGTCTCCCCCGTGGCGCAGAAGGTCTCCAACTGA
- a CDS encoding adenylate/guanylate cyclase domain-containing protein, with the protein MDRLLRYVGDRPLVVVCAVLLALALLPIAVWLDLRHISDTALKAQATTLDTMLTDIRSYYSRNVVSRVLAADGKVVPSHNYAEINGAIPIPATLSIELGKVIGAHGSEMSYRFISDYAFASRQPHVLDTFEADALKTFREPGADLQPITEMRGSLLERHIRLAAPVIMGEGCVACHNTHPESPKRDWKVGDVRGIQSIEVEQPIANNILSFKYLLAYFVGAGVFGVGFAGVQWRQARKLGQINGELEETNAFLASVSMKISKYLSPQVYRSIFSGERDTTISTERKKLTIFFSDIKDFTTASERLQPEELTELLNEYFTEMSKIAMDHGATLDKFIGDAILAFFGDPESQGAAEDARACVEMAMAMQRRLRELNIEWRRRGIVQPFQARIGINTGYCNVGNFGSVDRMDYTIIGAEANLAARLEQIAEPGGIVLSTETYALVEDMVRAVPLPPITLKGISREVVPYAILDVVDGPSPIIDAHGPAARIFLDLERLTDEERRRLEGVLAEAMAALRGEAKKPTGHDWVRGDPKPAPVAPHAI; encoded by the coding sequence ATGGATCGGCTATTGCGATATGTCGGCGACCGGCCGCTTGTCGTGGTCTGTGCCGTGCTGCTCGCGCTGGCCCTGCTGCCGATCGCCGTCTGGCTCGACCTCCGGCACATCTCCGACACCGCCCTCAAGGCCCAGGCGACGACCCTGGACACCATGCTGACGGACATCCGCTCCTACTACTCCAGGAACGTCGTCAGCCGTGTGCTCGCGGCCGACGGCAAGGTCGTCCCGAGCCACAATTATGCCGAGATCAACGGTGCGATCCCGATCCCGGCGACGCTCTCCATCGAGCTCGGCAAGGTGATCGGCGCGCACGGGAGCGAGATGAGCTACCGCTTCATCTCCGACTACGCCTTCGCCAGCCGCCAGCCCCACGTGCTGGACACGTTCGAGGCCGACGCGCTGAAGACGTTCCGCGAGCCCGGCGCCGACCTGCAGCCCATCACCGAGATGCGCGGCTCGCTCCTGGAGCGCCACATCCGCCTCGCCGCGCCGGTGATCATGGGCGAAGGGTGCGTCGCCTGCCACAACACGCACCCCGAGAGCCCCAAGCGGGACTGGAAGGTCGGCGACGTGCGCGGCATCCAGTCCATCGAGGTCGAGCAGCCGATCGCGAACAACATCCTCTCGTTCAAGTACCTCCTCGCCTACTTCGTCGGCGCGGGCGTCTTCGGAGTCGGGTTCGCCGGGGTCCAGTGGCGGCAGGCCCGCAAGCTCGGGCAGATCAACGGCGAGCTGGAGGAGACCAACGCCTTCCTCGCCTCCGTCTCGATGAAGATCTCCAAGTACCTGTCGCCGCAGGTCTACCGGAGCATCTTCTCCGGCGAGCGGGACACGACGATCTCCACCGAACGCAAGAAGCTGACGATCTTCTTCTCGGACATCAAGGACTTCACCACCGCCAGCGAGCGGCTGCAGCCGGAGGAGCTGACCGAGCTCCTCAACGAGTACTTCACCGAGATGTCGAAGATCGCGATGGACCACGGCGCGACCCTCGACAAGTTCATCGGCGACGCCATCCTCGCCTTCTTCGGCGACCCCGAGTCCCAGGGCGCGGCGGAGGATGCGCGGGCGTGCGTCGAGATGGCGATGGCGATGCAGCGCCGCCTGCGCGAGCTCAACATCGAGTGGCGCCGGCGCGGGATCGTGCAGCCGTTCCAGGCCCGCATCGGCATCAACACCGGGTACTGCAACGTCGGCAACTTCGGCAGCGTCGACCGGATGGACTATACGATCATCGGCGCCGAGGCGAACCTCGCCGCGCGCCTGGAGCAGATCGCCGAGCCCGGCGGCATCGTCCTCTCGACCGAGACCTACGCCCTCGTGGAGGACATGGTGCGCGCCGTGCCGCTGCCGCCGATCACGCTGAAGGGCATCAGCCGCGAGGTCGTCCCCTACGCGATCCTCGACGTGGTCGACGGACCCTCGCCGATCATCGACGCGCACGGTCCCGCCGCGCGCATCTTCCTCGACCTCGAGCGCCTCACCGACGAGGAGCGCCGCCGCCTCGAGGGTGTGCTCGCCGAGGCGATGGCGGCCCTGCGCGGCGAGGCGAAGAAGCCGACCGGCCACGACTGGGTGCGCGGCGACCCGAAGCCGGCGCCCGTCGCCCCGCACGCGATCTGA
- the argB gene encoding acetylglutamate kinase has protein sequence MSTPADTPPADALAADAPLRAEIIATALPYMLRYDARTIVVKYGGHAMGDRELAADFAEDITLLTLAGINAVVVHGGGPQIGQMLERLNIKSEFQDGLRVTTRETVEIVEMVLAGAINKDIVSTINAAGGRAVGLCGKDGRMVLAEPLKRTVRDPDSNIERVLDLGFVGEPVEVRRDVLDVLAKQEIIPVIAPVAQGADGETYNINADTFAGAIAGALGATRLLFLTDVDGVLDSNRELIRELTVAEARRLMASGVISGGMVPKVETCIAALERGVDGVVILNGKTPHAVLLELFTDGGAGTLITR, from the coding sequence ATGTCGACGCCCGCCGACACCCCGCCCGCCGACGCCCTCGCCGCCGACGCTCCCCTCCGCGCCGAAATCATCGCCACGGCGCTGCCGTACATGCTGCGCTACGACGCGCGCACCATCGTCGTGAAGTACGGTGGCCATGCGATGGGCGATCGGGAGCTCGCCGCCGACTTCGCCGAGGACATCACCCTCCTCACGCTGGCCGGCATCAACGCCGTGGTCGTCCACGGCGGCGGTCCCCAGATCGGCCAGATGCTCGAGCGGCTGAACATCAAGTCCGAGTTCCAGGACGGCCTGCGCGTCACCACGCGCGAGACGGTCGAGATCGTCGAGATGGTGCTCGCCGGCGCCATCAACAAAGACATCGTCTCGACCATCAACGCCGCCGGCGGCCGGGCCGTGGGCCTGTGCGGCAAGGACGGCCGCATGGTCCTCGCCGAGCCGCTGAAGCGCACCGTGCGAGACCCCGATTCCAATATAGAGCGTGTCCTCGATCTCGGCTTCGTCGGCGAGCCCGTCGAAGTCCGGCGCGACGTCCTCGACGTCCTCGCCAAGCAGGAGATCATCCCCGTCATCGCCCCGGTGGCGCAGGGTGCCGACGGCGAGACCTACAACATCAACGCCGACACTTTCGCCGGTGCCATCGCCGGCGCCCTCGGGGCGACGCGCCTCCTCTTCCTGACGGACGTGGACGGTGTGCTCGATTCCAACCGCGAGCTCATCCGCGAGCTGACGGTGGCGGAGGCGCGCCGCCTGATGGCCTCCGGCGTGATCTCCGGCGGGATGGTGCCGAAGGTGGAGACCTGCATCGCGGCGCTGGAGCGCGGCGTCGACGGGGTCGTCATCCTCAACGGCAAGACCCCGCACGCGGTCCTGCTGGAGCTCTTCACCGACGGCGGCGCGGGCACCCTCATCACCCGCTAA
- a CDS encoding class I adenylate-forming enzyme family protein: MNLANWLARSATLTPDAPALLHGAEVVATYAGFADRAARIATGLHGRGAVAGDRLALFMSNTPDYLAIWWGAWWAGLAVVPINSKLHEKEAAYIAQHSGARFAAVSVANLVAMSLTYLADVDEVYPTDAALYAAPMSHGAGCYNLMHVMKGARHVVPRSGGFEPAEILELAGSVGSIHMFAAPTMVRRLITHAEAVGHRGEGIRTIVYGGGPMYVADIEKAVDQFGPRFVQIYGQGETPMTITGLPRHLVADRTHPRWRERLGSVGIAMSSMEVRTVDEAGRDVPEDEVGEVICRGPSVMSAYWQNPDATASTLRDGWLWTGDMGALDAEGFLTLKDRSKDMIVSGGTNIYPREVEEVLLRHPDVAEVAVVGRPHEDWGEEVVAFVVGRAGPVDPAALDALCQSEIARFKRPKEYIVVEALPKNNYGKVLKTALRERFAKAPA, from the coding sequence ATGAACCTTGCCAATTGGCTCGCCCGCAGTGCGACACTGACACCGGACGCCCCCGCCCTCCTCCACGGCGCGGAGGTCGTCGCGACCTACGCCGGGTTCGCGGACCGGGCGGCGCGGATCGCGACCGGTCTGCATGGCAGGGGTGCCGTCGCCGGCGACCGTCTCGCCCTCTTCATGTCCAACACGCCCGACTACCTCGCCATCTGGTGGGGCGCGTGGTGGGCGGGCCTCGCCGTGGTGCCGATCAACTCCAAGCTCCACGAGAAGGAAGCGGCCTATATCGCCCAGCACTCGGGCGCCCGCTTCGCCGCCGTCTCCGTCGCGAACCTCGTCGCGATGAGCCTCACCTACCTCGCGGACGTCGACGAGGTGTACCCGACCGACGCCGCCCTCTACGCCGCGCCAATGTCCCACGGCGCCGGGTGCTACAACCTCATGCACGTCATGAAGGGAGCGCGGCACGTGGTGCCGAGGTCCGGCGGCTTCGAGCCGGCGGAGATCCTGGAGCTCGCCGGGTCGGTCGGCAGCATCCACATGTTCGCGGCGCCGACGATGGTCCGCCGGCTGATCACGCACGCCGAGGCCGTCGGCCATCGCGGCGAGGGGATCCGCACCATCGTCTATGGCGGCGGGCCGATGTACGTCGCGGACATCGAGAAGGCGGTGGACCAGTTCGGGCCGCGCTTCGTGCAGATCTACGGCCAGGGCGAGACACCGATGACGATCACCGGCCTCCCCCGCCACCTCGTCGCCGACCGCACCCACCCGCGCTGGCGCGAGCGGCTCGGCTCGGTCGGCATCGCGATGTCCTCCATGGAGGTGCGCACGGTCGACGAGGCGGGACGCGACGTCCCCGAGGACGAGGTCGGCGAGGTGATCTGTCGCGGGCCGTCGGTGATGTCGGCCTACTGGCAGAATCCGGACGCCACCGCCTCCACGCTGCGGGACGGCTGGCTCTGGACCGGCGACATGGGCGCGCTCGACGCCGAGGGCTTCCTCACGCTGAAGGACCGGTCGAAGGACATGATCGTCTCCGGCGGCACCAACATCTACCCGCGCGAGGTCGAGGAGGTGCTGCTGCGCCATCCGGATGTCGCGGAGGTTGCTGTGGTCGGACGGCCGCACGAGGACTGGGGCGAGGAGGTGGTCGCCTTCGTGGTCGGCCGCGCCGGCCCCGTCGACCCGGCGGCGCTCGACGCGCTCTGCCAGAGCGAGATCGCCCGGTTCAAGCGGCCGAAGGAGTACATCGTCGTCGAGGCCCTGCCGAAGAACAACTACGGCAAGGTGCTCAAGACCGCGCTGCGGGAGCGGTTCGCGAAGGCGCCGGCCTGA